One region of Drosophila kikkawai strain 14028-0561.14 chromosome 2R, DkikHiC1v2, whole genome shotgun sequence genomic DNA includes:
- the LOC121502541 gene encoding uncharacterized protein produces MFHRINIRQEDMHAQRLLWYDASQNKINTYVMRAMTFGISCAPFIAHYVRNKNAELHQHQFPLAVDAIQRAHYVDDFIDSMSDEEKAIEITNQVKEVHARGGFEICNWASNSREVLSHLKNDGDTENQKPVQFRLLR; encoded by the coding sequence ATGTTCCACAGAATCAACATTCGCCAAGAGGACATGCATGCTCAGCGCCTTCTCTGGTACGATGCTAGccagaataaaataaacacttaCGTAATGCGAGCCATGACCTTCGGAATTAGCTGCGCACCATTTATAGCTCACTACGTGCGCAACAAAAACGCCGAACTCCACCAACATCAATTCCCATTAGCCGTGGACGCGATTCAGCGTGCGCACTACGTCGACGACTTTATCGACAGTATGAGCGACGAGGAAAAAGCCATCGAAATAACCAACCAAGTCAAAGAGGTTCACGCCAGAGGCGGATTTGAAATTTGCAACTGGGCATCAAATTCCAGAGAAGTCCTCTCTCATCTTAAGAACGACGGAGACACCGAAAATCAGAAGCCAGTGCAGTTTAGGCTACTACgttag